One genomic region from Branchiostoma lanceolatum isolate klBraLanc5 chromosome 7, klBraLanc5.hap2, whole genome shotgun sequence encodes:
- the LOC136438463 gene encoding tripartite motif-containing protein 3-like isoform X2, which produces MEAAGPTPINKPVSTTTKETSDQGSRTHVITFADGSGAGKLRGARGVAVSPDSKIWVADQTKALLQVYNMEGIYLGQFSPDAKVYPSKRPHGVSIDKDGHLWVLMIGYPASPDSVVQVRRDGHLKANFDLPGVPRGALRGMAVDLSNYHVFVTRSDGYRGGMQAFNPDGKLLWDVGPHQRMKSPMNVAVNGEGNIFVSDFSTHVIYKYDKTGQYVSKFGGGRLDHPRGICVDNSGHILVADSLHQRVVMYTDRGRYIHHITVRVEYPKGVAVGPGGQLVVVNKNTITVFPRY; this is translated from the exons ATGGAAGCGGCAGGACCTACACCAATCAACAAGCCGGTCTCCACGACCACCAAAG AAACGTCTGACCAAGGCAGCAGGACACACGTCATCACCTTTGCTGATGGGTCGGGGGCTGGAAAACTTCGCGGCGCTCGCGGAGTTGCAGTTTCACCCGACAGCAAGATATGGGTGGCCGATCAGACCAAAGCACTCCTCCAAGTGTACAACATGGAAGGTATTTACCTGGGCCAGTTCTCACCAGATGCGAAAGTGTACCCATCAAAGAGGCCACATGGTGTGTCCATCGACAAGGATGGCCATCTGTGGGTCTTGATGATTGGGTATCCTGCCAGCCCTGACTCCGTGGTACAGGTCAGGCGGGATGGTCATCTCAAAGCCAACTTTGACCTGCCTGGCGTACCACGGGGGGCGCTTCGCGGAATGGCCGTTGATCTGAGCAATTACCACGTTTTCGTCACACGGTCTGACGGTTACCGTGGTGGGATGCAAGCCTTCAACCCTGACGGTAAACTCCTGTGGGATGTCGGTCCGCACCAGCGGATGAAGTCGCCGATGAACGTCGCCGTCAACGGGGAAGGAAACATTTTCGTCTCGGACTTCTCCACTCACGTCATATACAAGTATGACAAGACCGGACAGTACGTGTCGAAGTTCGGAGGTGGCCGCCTGGATCATCCTCGAGGCATCTGCGTGGACAACTCCGGTCACATTTTGGTGGCGGACTCACTCCACCAGCGCGTAGTGATGTACACAGACCGGGGCAGGTATATCCATCACATCACTGTGCGTGTTGAATACCCAAAAGGGGTTGCCGTGGGGCCGGGGGGACAGTTGGTTGTGGTCAATAAAAATACAATCACTGTCTTCCCGCGCTACTGA
- the LOC136438463 gene encoding tripartite motif-containing protein 3-like isoform X1 encodes MEAAGPTPINKPVSTTTKAETSDQGSRTHVITFADGSGAGKLRGARGVAVSPDSKIWVADQTKALLQVYNMEGIYLGQFSPDAKVYPSKRPHGVSIDKDGHLWVLMIGYPASPDSVVQVRRDGHLKANFDLPGVPRGALRGMAVDLSNYHVFVTRSDGYRGGMQAFNPDGKLLWDVGPHQRMKSPMNVAVNGEGNIFVSDFSTHVIYKYDKTGQYVSKFGGGRLDHPRGICVDNSGHILVADSLHQRVVMYTDRGRYIHHITVRVEYPKGVAVGPGGQLVVVNKNTITVFPRY; translated from the exons ATGGAAGCGGCAGGACCTACACCAATCAACAAGCCGGTCTCCACGACCACCAAAG CAGAAACGTCTGACCAAGGCAGCAGGACACACGTCATCACCTTTGCTGATGGGTCGGGGGCTGGAAAACTTCGCGGCGCTCGCGGAGTTGCAGTTTCACCCGACAGCAAGATATGGGTGGCCGATCAGACCAAAGCACTCCTCCAAGTGTACAACATGGAAGGTATTTACCTGGGCCAGTTCTCACCAGATGCGAAAGTGTACCCATCAAAGAGGCCACATGGTGTGTCCATCGACAAGGATGGCCATCTGTGGGTCTTGATGATTGGGTATCCTGCCAGCCCTGACTCCGTGGTACAGGTCAGGCGGGATGGTCATCTCAAAGCCAACTTTGACCTGCCTGGCGTACCACGGGGGGCGCTTCGCGGAATGGCCGTTGATCTGAGCAATTACCACGTTTTCGTCACACGGTCTGACGGTTACCGTGGTGGGATGCAAGCCTTCAACCCTGACGGTAAACTCCTGTGGGATGTCGGTCCGCACCAGCGGATGAAGTCGCCGATGAACGTCGCCGTCAACGGGGAAGGAAACATTTTCGTCTCGGACTTCTCCACTCACGTCATATACAAGTATGACAAGACCGGACAGTACGTGTCGAAGTTCGGAGGTGGCCGCCTGGATCATCCTCGAGGCATCTGCGTGGACAACTCCGGTCACATTTTGGTGGCGGACTCACTCCACCAGCGCGTAGTGATGTACACAGACCGGGGCAGGTATATCCATCACATCACTGTGCGTGTTGAATACCCAAAAGGGGTTGCCGTGGGGCCGGGGGGACAGTTGGTTGTGGTCAATAAAAATACAATCACTGTCTTCCCGCGCTACTGA